From Algoriphagus sp. NG3, the proteins below share one genomic window:
- a CDS encoding exonuclease domain-containing protein — protein sequence MKLNLKNSVAFFDLEATGVNISTDRIVEISIVKVKPDGGQEIYTRRINPTIPIPLESSLIHGIYDKDIKEEKTFKELAKEIFNFIGQADLAGFNVLKYDIPLLVEEFLRAGIEFDLDKRNLLDAQKIFFMMEKRNLTAAYKFYCGQKLENAHSAEADTLATLDVFKAQIERYQGEEMEDLQGNKIGVFENDMKKLHELLNEKMVDLAGRFVFNNDGEEVFNFGKQKGKPVTQVLKEEPGYYDWMMRGDFPLDTKRKLTQIKLRGFNM from the coding sequence ATGAAGTTAAACTTGAAAAATTCCGTCGCATTTTTTGATCTGGAAGCTACGGGAGTCAATATTTCTACGGACAGAATAGTGGAGATTTCCATAGTCAAAGTAAAACCTGATGGAGGACAGGAAATCTATACCCGAAGAATCAATCCCACCATTCCTATCCCCTTGGAATCGTCTTTGATTCATGGTATTTACGACAAGGATATCAAAGAAGAAAAAACGTTTAAAGAACTGGCAAAAGAAATTTTCAACTTTATCGGCCAAGCTGATCTGGCAGGATTCAATGTTCTCAAATATGACATCCCCTTATTGGTAGAGGAATTTCTACGGGCTGGGATAGAGTTTGACCTCGATAAGCGTAACCTACTGGATGCGCAGAAAATCTTTTTTATGATGGAAAAGAGAAATCTAACTGCGGCATATAAGTTCTATTGTGGCCAAAAGTTGGAAAATGCCCATAGTGCCGAAGCAGATACCTTAGCTACCTTAGACGTCTTTAAAGCACAGATAGAACGCTATCAGGGAGAAGAAATGGAAGATCTTCAGGGAAATAAAATAGGTGTGTTCGAAAATGATATGAAGAAACTCCACGAGCTGCTCAATGAGAAAATGGTAGATCTGGCGGGACGATTTGTGTTCAACAACGATGGAGAAGAAGTGTTCAACTTCGGAAAGCAAAAAGGCAAGCCGGTGACCCAGGTACTTAAAGAGGAACCTGGATATTACGACTGGATGATGCGAGGTGATTTCCCCTTGGATACTAAAAGAAAACTTACTCAGATTAAGTTGAGAGGATTCAATATGTAA
- the dnaB gene encoding replicative DNA helicase, translated as MSEKSSNPRITRNKPNHQNSSMLGKVPPQAIDLEEAVLGALMLEKDALTNVIDILKVESFYKDSHQVIFQAILDLFTESQPIDLLTVTSQLRRSGNLEIAGGAFYVTELTSKVASAANIEYHARIITEQSIKREMIRIASDIQKDAYEETTDVFELLDKMEQNLFEISEKNIRKNYSDMKSIMREAIIELEARKGQKDGLTGVPSGLTALDRVTSGWQKSDLVIIAARPAMGKTAFVLSVLRNAAVDHSRPVAIFSLEMSSVQLVNRLISSEAELDSEKIKKGTLAEHEWAQLVHKTAKLSKAPLFVDDTPALSILELRAKCRKLKAQHDIQMIVIDYLQLMSGDSKSGGGGNREQEIASISRALKKIAKELEVPVIALSQLSRAVETRGGDKRPQLSDLRESGAIEQDADMVMFLYRPEYYGITEDEDGNSTQGVGEVIIAKHRNGSLDTVRLRFIGRYTKFQDLDGFGNMMDPQGGNAVYRPTFAAQSSGVSEFDSGNTIKLQSKANSDDGEDLLNRNNSEDAF; from the coding sequence ATGTCTGAAAAAAGTAGCAATCCCCGCATCACCAGAAACAAACCTAATCACCAAAATTCTTCTATGCTAGGCAAAGTTCCCCCTCAAGCCATTGATCTTGAGGAGGCTGTGCTTGGTGCCCTGATGCTGGAGAAAGATGCACTTACCAATGTGATTGATATCCTGAAAGTGGAGAGCTTTTATAAGGATTCACATCAGGTGATCTTCCAGGCTATTCTTGACCTGTTTACCGAGAGCCAGCCTATAGATTTGCTTACGGTCACCTCACAGCTTCGCAGAAGCGGAAACCTGGAAATTGCCGGTGGGGCATTCTATGTGACCGAACTCACCTCCAAAGTAGCATCTGCCGCGAACATTGAATACCATGCCCGAATTATTACCGAACAATCCATCAAGAGGGAAATGATCAGGATTGCCTCGGATATCCAAAAAGACGCTTATGAGGAGACTACAGATGTGTTTGAGTTGTTGGATAAGATGGAGCAGAACCTGTTTGAGATATCAGAGAAAAATATCCGTAAAAATTACTCTGATATGAAGTCCATCATGCGTGAGGCGATCATAGAGTTGGAAGCCAGAAAAGGACAAAAAGACGGCCTTACGGGAGTTCCTTCAGGCTTGACTGCATTGGATAGAGTTACTTCGGGCTGGCAAAAGTCCGATCTGGTAATTATAGCAGCCCGTCCAGCGATGGGTAAGACTGCCTTCGTACTTTCAGTACTGAGAAATGCGGCCGTTGATCATTCCAGACCGGTAGCTATTTTCTCATTGGAAATGTCCTCGGTGCAGTTGGTGAATCGTCTGATTTCCTCGGAAGCAGAGTTGGATTCCGAGAAAATAAAAAAGGGTACACTGGCTGAGCATGAATGGGCTCAGTTGGTACACAAAACAGCAAAACTTTCCAAAGCACCGCTTTTCGTAGATGATACACCCGCGCTATCCATTTTGGAACTTAGAGCAAAATGTAGAAAACTGAAAGCTCAGCATGATATCCAGATGATCGTAATCGATTACCTTCAGCTGATGTCAGGAGACTCCAAAAGTGGAGGTGGAGGAAACCGTGAACAGGAAATTGCGAGTATATCCAGAGCTTTGAAGAAAATAGCAAAGGAATTGGAAGTTCCTGTCATTGCCCTTTCCCAGCTATCCAGAGCAGTGGAGACAAGAGGTGGAGATAAGCGTCCACAACTTTCCGATTTGAGGGAATCTGGAGCTATCGAGCAAGATGCCGATATGGTTATGTTCCTTTATCGCCCGGAATACTATGGGATTACCGAAGATGAGGATGGTAATTCTACACAAGGTGTGGGGGAAGTAATCATTGCAAAGCATAGAAATGGTTCACTGGACACCGTAAGGCTTCGATTTATAGGCAGATATACTAAGTTTCAGGATTTGGATGGTTTTGGCAACATGATGGATCCCCAGGGTGGAAATGCAGTTTACCGTCCTACTTTTGCGGCACAATCCAGTGGAGTATCCGAATTCGATTCGGGAAACACGATCAAGCTTCAAAGCAAAGCCAACAGCGATGATGGAGAGGATCTATTGAACCGAAATAATTCTGAAGACGCATTTTAA
- a CDS encoding UDP-N-acetylmuramate--L-alanine ligase has translation MNNYHFIAIGGAVMHNLALALVKKGYQVTGSDDEIYEPSRTRLEKAGILPVEYGWFPDKITSELDGIILGMHARIDNPELVKAQQLGIPVYSFPEFIFNQSQNKKRVIVAGSHGKTSITSVILHVLKDQQVDFDYLVGAQIEGFDLMVKLSDAPVIIIEGDEYLTSPLDRTPKFFHYKHDIALVSGIAWDHFNVFPDFEEYKEQFQQLMNLTPDPGELIYCEADPLVKEAADKSKISAKKTAYNAHPAVIRDGKTFLETEQGLIPIYIFGEHNLQNLQGALDICLALGLSKQQFYNSIQTFKGAAKRQELLVQTENSALFRDFAHAPSKLKATVSAVKTQFPGRNLIAVQELHTYSSLNKEFLPNYAKSMEAADLAIVYLDPHAVALKKLELMDEETLRDGFQRPDLKLFTDSNSLKEYLLAQDYTNSNLLLMSSGSYDKMDLEPIKAKFK, from the coding sequence ATGAATAACTATCACTTTATAGCAATCGGTGGAGCTGTAATGCATAACCTGGCTCTGGCACTGGTAAAAAAAGGCTACCAGGTTACCGGATCTGATGACGAAATCTATGAGCCTTCTAGGACAAGGCTGGAAAAAGCCGGCATTTTGCCAGTGGAATACGGCTGGTTTCCAGATAAAATAACCAGTGAGCTAGATGGCATAATCCTAGGAATGCACGCCAGAATAGATAACCCTGAACTTGTAAAAGCTCAGCAGCTAGGCATACCGGTATATTCTTTTCCTGAATTCATTTTCAATCAAAGCCAAAATAAAAAGCGGGTGATCGTGGCAGGCTCACACGGCAAGACCTCCATCACTTCTGTGATATTACATGTGCTGAAAGACCAACAAGTGGATTTTGATTATTTGGTAGGCGCTCAGATTGAAGGGTTTGATTTGATGGTAAAGCTCTCAGATGCTCCTGTGATTATCATCGAGGGAGATGAGTACCTTACCTCCCCTCTGGATAGAACTCCAAAATTCTTCCATTATAAGCACGATATTGCCTTAGTAAGCGGAATTGCATGGGATCATTTCAATGTATTTCCTGATTTTGAAGAATACAAGGAGCAGTTTCAGCAATTGATGAATCTGACTCCTGATCCGGGTGAATTGATCTATTGTGAGGCCGATCCCTTGGTGAAAGAGGCAGCTGACAAAAGTAAAATCAGCGCAAAAAAGACTGCTTACAATGCACATCCTGCTGTTATCAGAGATGGTAAGACTTTCCTGGAAACTGAGCAGGGATTAATCCCAATTTATATTTTTGGCGAGCATAACCTGCAAAACCTGCAGGGCGCCTTGGATATTTGTCTGGCACTGGGACTTTCCAAGCAGCAGTTTTATAACAGTATCCAAACCTTCAAAGGAGCCGCAAAACGCCAAGAACTTTTGGTACAGACTGAAAACTCCGCACTTTTCAGAGACTTTGCTCATGCTCCATCCAAACTGAAAGCAACAGTATCAGCAGTCAAAACCCAGTTTCCGGGAAGAAACCTGATTGCGGTGCAGGAACTTCATACCTATTCTTCGCTGAATAAGGAATTTTTGCCTAATTATGCCAAGTCCATGGAGGCTGCTGATCTCGCAATTGTGTACCTTGATCCTCATGCCGTAGCATTGAAAAAACTGGAGCTGATGGATGAGGAGACTTTACGCGATGGATTTCAAAGACCTGACCTTAAATTATTTACTGATAGTAATAGCCTGAAAGAGTACCTTCTGGCACAAGATTATACAAATTCCAACCTACTTTTGATGAGCTCCGGATCCTACGACAAAATGGACCTGGAACCTATAAAAGCTAAATTCAAATAA